From the genome of Nicotiana sylvestris chromosome 2, ASM39365v2, whole genome shotgun sequence, one region includes:
- the LOC104248660 gene encoding serine/threonine-protein kinase STY13-like: MVDTKDFLNLEPSLSNPFGKFSDIDDFCAQNVVHIDKKLLIDLHQLSIGPLLSEGPYSLVYEGLYKSMPVAIKVIQPDRSANVSPERKEKFQREVLLLSKVKHDNIVKFIGASMEPALMLVTELMSGGTLQKYLWSIRPHSPDLKLSLSFALGISRAMEYLHAIGIIHRDLKPSNLLLTEDKTKVKLADFGLAREEADSEMTTEAGTYRWMAPEMFSIDPIKIGVKKHYNHKVDVYSFSMVLWELLTNSTPFKGRSNIMVAYATATKLRPSMDNIPREIEPLLSSCWAEDPADRPEFEQISDFIANILRDMCTSETTSLNLFEMENPTSKELANSPGTNYLMDRDAETSKKKTRSSCCCFMTAYDDSL; the protein is encoded by the exons ATGGTGGATACAAAAGATTTTCTCAATCTTGAACCTTCTCTCTCTAACCCATTTGGGAAATTTTCTGACATTGATGATTTTTGTGCTCAAAATGTTGTCCACATTGACAAGAAGCTACTCATCGATCTACACCAGCTTTCTATTGGTCCTTTGCTCAGTGAAGGTCCCTATTCACTCGTTTATGAAGGATT ATATAAATCCATGCCTGTTGCAATAAAAGTAATACAGCCAGACAGATCCGCAAATGTGAGTCCCGAGCGGAAAGAAAAATTTCAGAGGGAGGTCCTTTTGCTATCTAAAGTGAAGCATGACAACATTGTGAAG TTTATTGGTGCATCCATGGAACCAGCATTGATGTTAGTTACAGAGCTAATGAGCGGTGGAACCCTTCAGAAGTACTTATGGAGCATCCGACCACATTCTCCAGATCTGAAACTTTCTCTAAGTTTTGCGTTGGGAATCTCTCGAGCAATGGAGTATTTGCATGCAATTGGCATTATTCACCGCGATTTGAAGCCAA GTAACTTGCTCCTCACAGAAGACAAGACAAAAGTTAAACTAGCTGACTTTGGGTTAGCTAGGGAGGAGGCGGACTCTGAAATGACAACAGAAGCTGGTACATACCGCTGGATGGCTCCGGAG ATGTTCAGCATTGACCCGATCAAGATTGGAGTGAAGAAACACTACAATCATAAAGTGGATGTCTACAGTTTCTCAATGGTTCTGTGGGAGCTTCTCACCAACAGCACTCCGTTTAAGGGAAGAAGCAACATTATGGTGGCATATGCTACAGCTACG AAATTGCGTCCTAGCATGGATAACATTCCGAGGGAGATAGAACCCCTTCTTAGCTCTTGCTGGGCAGAGGATCCAGCAGACCGACCAGAATTTGAGCAAATATCAGATTTCATCGCAAACATTCTTCGTGATATGTGCACCTCAGAGACAACTTCTCTGAATTTGTTTGAGATGGAGAATCCGACAAGTAAAGAGTTGGCCAATTCTCCTGGCACAAATTATTTGATGGACAGGGATGCAGAAACTAGCAAGAAAAAAACAAGGAGTTCATGTTGTTGCTTCATGACTGCCTATGATGACTCTCTCTGA